In a genomic window of Theropithecus gelada isolate Dixy chromosome 15, Tgel_1.0, whole genome shotgun sequence:
- the MTAP gene encoding S-methyl-5'-thioadenosine phosphorylase isoform X5 — protein sequence MASGTTTTAVKIGIIGGTGLDDPEILEGRTEKYVDTPFGKPSDALILGKIKNVDCVLLARHGRQHTIMPSKVNYQANIWALKEEGCTHVIVTTACGSLREEIQPGDIVIIDQFIDRTTMRPQSFYDGSHSCARGVCHIPMAEPFCPKTREVLIETAKKLGLRCHSKGTMVTIEGPRFSSRAESFMFRTWGADVINMTTVPEVVLAKEAGICYASIAMATDYDCWKEHEEAVRSDFYLLP from the exons aTTGGAATAATTGGTGGAACAGGCCTGGATGATCCAGAAATTTTAGAaggaagaactgaaaaatatgtGGATACTCCATTTGGCAAG CCATCTGATGCCTTAATTTTGGGGAAGATAAAAAATGTTGATTGCGTCCTTCTTGCAAG GCATGGAAGgcagcacaccatcatgcctTCAAAGGTCAACTACCAGGCGAACATCTGGGCTTTGAAGGAAGAGGGCTGTACACATGTCATAGTGACCACAGCCTGTGGCTCCTTGAGGGAGGAGATTCAGCCCGGTGATATTGTCATTATTGATCAATTCATTGACAG gACCACTATGAGACCTCAGTCCTTCTATGATGGAAGTCATTCTTGTGCCAGAGGAGTGTGCCATATTCCAATGGCTGAGCCGTTTTGCCCCAAAACGAGAGAG gttCTTATAGAGACTGCTAAGAAGCTAGGACTCCGGTGCCACTCCAAGGGGACAATGGTCACAATCGAGGGACCTCGTTTTAGCTCCCGGGCAGAAAGCTTCATGTTCCGCACCTGGGGGGCGGATGTAATCAACATGACCACAGTTCCAGAGGTGGTTCTTGCTAAGGAGGCTGGAATCTGTTACGCAAGTATCGCCATGGCGACAGATTATGACTGCTGGAAGGAGCATGAGGAAGCA